A window of Elusimicrobiota bacterium genomic DNA:
TCGACGATCTCGAAGCCGTAGCGCTGGTCCGGCTTGTCGGAGCCGAAGCGGCGCATCGCCTCGAAGTAGTCGAGTCTCGGGAATGGGATCGTCAGATCGAAGCCGATGGCGGCCTTGAAGATCGCCTTCATCATCCTCTCGCAGGCGGCGTGCACGTCCGCCTCCTCGACGAAGGACATCTCGACGTCGATCTGGGTGTGCTCCGGCTGCCGGTCGGCGCGCAGGTCCTCGTCGCGGAAGGCGCGCGCGATCTGCATGTACTTCTCGACGCCGGAGACCATCAGGATCTGCTTGAAGATCTGGGGAGACTGGGGCAAGGCGTAGAAGGTCCCGGGCGTCATGCGCGAGGGCACGAGGAAGTCTCGCGCGCCCTCGGGCGTGGCCTTGGTCAGACAGGGCGTCTCGATCTCGAGGAAGCCTTCGGAGGCCAGCGCGTTGCGGGCGGCCATCGCGATCGTGTGGCGCACGGTCAGGTTGCGCAGCATGCGCGCGCGGCGCAGGTCCAGGAAGCGGTACTTGAGGCGGGACTCCTCGTTGACGGTGATGTGCTCGTCGATCTCGAACGGCAGGACCTTGCTCGTGTTCAGGACGGTGACGCTGTCGGCGTTGAGCTCGATCTCGCCCGTCGGGAGCTTGGAGTTCTCGGCCCCCTTGGGGCGCCGCTGGACCGTGCCCGAGATGCTCACGACGAACTCGGCGCCGAGCTTGGCGGCGGCCAGGAAGGCCTCGGCCTTCTCGGGATGGACGACGACCTGGAGCAGCCCGGAGCGGTCGCGCACGTTGAAGAAGTACACTCCGCCGTGGTCGCGGCGGGAGTGGACCCAGCCGGCGACGCGGACGGCCTTGCCCGCGAAGGAGGCGTCGAGGATCCCGGCGTCGTGGGTGCGCATGGCGTTGGACATCTGTTACCTCGGAGGGGTCAGGCTTCGATGCAGAGCCCCGCGAGCTTGTCGGGCGCGGGGATGGTGTAGCGGCCGTCGTCGAGCGAGACGAGGCCGGCGCGGCGCAGGGACGACAGCGCGCGGGTGAGGGGCTCTCGGGTGGTGCCGACGACGTCGGCGAGCTCCTGCTGGGTGAAGCGGTCCTTGAGCACGATGGCGCCGCCGTGGGTCGTCTCGCCCGAGCGGCGCCCGAGGTCGAGCATGGCCTTGGCGACGCGGCCGAGGATGTTGCGGAACAGCAGGCCCTCGATCTCCTCGTTGGCGCGGCGCAGGCGCTCGCAGACGGTCTGGAGCAGGTACAGGGCCAGCTTCGGGTCGCTGGCGAGCAGGCGCTGGAAGTCCTTCTTGCGGATGACGAGCAGGCGCGAGGGCTCGACGGCCTGGGCCGCCGCGGTGCGCGTGGTGCCCTCGAGCAAGGACATCTCGCCGAAAAAGTCCCCTTCCTTGAGATAAGCGAACGTCTTCCGTTTCTTGGAGGCGGAATTCGTGAAGATCTTTATCCGGCCCGACAAGACGATGTACATCGCGTCCGAGTCCTGGCGCTTGGCGAAAACGGACTGGCGCGTGCCCAGGTCCAGCTCCTCGGCGAGACGGAACACCTCGTTGAGGTGCTTCGAGCTCAACGCGGAGAGGAAGGGGATCTTCTTGAGTAGGCGGGCGCCGTTCATGGGTCCGATATTAGCTTTCTTGCCTGGGGGCGTTCAAGGCGGGGTTCCGCCGATTTGCTATCGATGATCGCCGTTCCCGGGGAATGGTCATCGTCAAATAGTAGCTGTTTCCGGAAACAGCCGCTCGGCTCGAAAGAGGCCTTGCGGCGCTTAGAGTCGCCAGGACGACAGGGCCTGGAGCATGTTCGTGTCGGTGCTGTCGATCTTGAGCGGCGTCACCGAGACGAGGCCCTTCGAGACCACGCCGACGTCGGTCCCCGGCTCGTCCACGCCCGTGACGTGCCTTCCCGCGAGCCAGTAGTACTCGAGGCCCCGCGGGTCGGAGCGGCGGGTCACGTCGGTGCCGTAGATGCGCCGCCCGAGCTTGGCGGGCACGCCGGGCTTGTAGGTCTTGCCGGCTCGGGCGGGAAAGTTGACGTTGAGGCAGACGCCCTTGGGCAGGCCCTTCACGAGCACCTGGCGCGCCAGGCGCTGGGCGAAGGCCGCCGCGGGCCGGTAGTCCTTCCCGTCGGGATCCATGGACAGCGCGATCGCGGAGACCTTGAGCAAAGTGGCCTCCATCGCGGCCGCCACCGTGCCGGAGTAGATGACGTCCTCTCCGAGGTTGTAGCCGCGGTTGATGCCGCTGACGACGAGGTCCACCTTGTTCTTGAGGATCTCGAGGATCCCGAAGCGCGCGCAATCGGCGGGGCTGCCGTTCAAAGCGTACACGCCTTCGGATTGTTTGCGGATGCGGATCGGCTTATGGAGCGTCAGAGAGTGGCTGTCGGCGGAGCGTTCGTGGTCAGGAACCGACACCGTCACGGTGCCGATGCGCCGCATGGCGGCGATAAGCGCGGGCAATCCGGGGCCGTGGATGCCGTCATCATTACAAACGAGTATTCTGGGGCGCTTTTTCATAAGACCAACTTTTCGAGCTCGTCAACGAACAACGAGGTCGTCTTATCCGCCGGAGGCAATTCGAGGTCGTGATGCCCCTCCGCCGTTCGCGATTCTAACATTTTGGCCAGCGCAGGTCCGAGGTCGTCGGAAAGGTCCGTCTCAGGAATCCTCAACGCCGTTTTCGTTTTTTCAAACACGCGGGCATTGGCGTCCTGATGATCCGCCGCCGCGTGAGGGTACGGAACCAATACCGCCGTTTTCCGTTGCGCCGCCAGTTCGGCGAGAGTGCTCGCTCCCGAACGGCACACGACGACATCGGCGGCCGCGTAAGCGGACGCCATGTCGTCGAGATAATCAAGAACCGTTGCCGTTAACCCGGCCGTTTTATACGCGTCGAGCGTCTCT
This region includes:
- the aspS gene encoding aspartate--tRNA ligase; the encoded protein is MSNAMRTHDAGILDASFAGKAVRVAGWVHSRRDHGGVYFFNVRDRSGLLQVVVHPEKAEAFLAAAKLGAEFVVSISGTVQRRPKGAENSKLPTGEIELNADSVTVLNTSKVLPFEIDEHITVNEESRLKYRFLDLRRARMLRNLTVRHTIAMAARNALASEGFLEIETPCLTKATPEGARDFLVPSRMTPGTFYALPQSPQIFKQILMVSGVEKYMQIARAFRDEDLRADRQPEHTQIDVEMSFVEEADVHAACERMMKAIFKAAIGFDLTIPFPRLDYFEAMRRFGSDKPDQRYGFEIVDLSAELKGCGFKVFAGPVAEGGVVRAITCSSVYSRAEIDKLTDLAKVYGAKGLAWIKWTATGPETPIAKFLTPEDFEAIKAKTGAKPGDTTFFAADKEIAASTVLGAIRKEIIARLKPEPSTPWHFSWITHFPLLEWEAEEKRWTFAHNPFTRPLDSDVPKLDSDPGSVRSHQYDLVLNGVELASGSIRNHSGAMQRKILGLMGFDETEQQRQFGLLLSALDFGAPPHGGFGMGLDRLTALLCGEDSIRDVIAFPKTQKGTDPLSEAPGPVKDKQLKELHIKLDLPKTA
- a CDS encoding Crp/Fnr family transcriptional regulator; this translates as MNGARLLKKIPFLSALSSKHLNEVFRLAEELDLGTRQSVFAKRQDSDAMYIVLSGRIKIFTNSASKKRKTFAYLKEGDFFGEMSLLEGTTRTAAAQAVEPSRLLVIRKKDFQRLLASDPKLALYLLQTVCERLRRANEEIEGLLFRNILGRVAKAMLDLGRRSGETTHGGAIVLKDRFTQQELADVVGTTREPLTRALSSLRRAGLVSLDDGRYTIPAPDKLAGLCIEA
- the surE gene encoding 5'/3'-nucleotidase SurE, producing MKKRPRILVCNDDGIHGPGLPALIAAMRRIGTVTVSVPDHERSADSHSLTLHKPIRIRKQSEGVYALNGSPADCARFGILEILKNKVDLVVSGINRGYNLGEDVIYSGTVAAAMEATLLKVSAIALSMDPDGKDYRPAAAFAQRLARQVLVKGLPKGVCLNVNFPARAGKTYKPGVPAKLGRRIYGTDVTRRSDPRGLEYYWLAGRHVTGVDEPGTDVGVVSKGLVSVTPLKIDSTDTNMLQALSSWRL